From Cryptococcus deuterogattii R265 chromosome 13, complete sequence:
ggaggtggtTCATcgggagagaaggaagagacgTACTCATGAACATGCCCCAAAAATGCCTCCTTATCAGCCGGCAGCACCAAATGCCCACCAACACCAGCCAACGCCTCCCCCACCCAcgcctccatctcccctccACCGCCAAACGCTACCGCAAAGTGCACGAGGACTTGGCCGATGGGTTCGGAAGCTTCATCTGGGAAATCGGCGATGAGGCCTttaagaaggagggagagtgTAGGGCGGGCGTACTGGACGAATATCGGGCGAACAGCTGAGGGATTTTTCGGGGTGGATGCgcgggaggaggaagtggaagcgGCGGACGGGGAcggggaaagggagagatgggaagaaagaagggcgagaaCGTCGACCgaagtgaggatgatgctcGTCGCTGGACAGGTAAGAGCTTGAAGGGTATGTGAGAGCGCGAGGGGGAGCAAAGGGGAGGCTAGGATtgggggaagatggatgagatatgagaggaagaggtggacGTAGTCGTCCATCACTGTTTTTTTCCAGGTTTTCAAGAAGGTGGATGGTAGgggggaagagtggaagggCGGAAAAGGTAGTTAGCTTTTGTTCTTCTAAGGGATAAGGGCTGACGTcgaggaaggtgaggggggagagaaggaaagaaaaaagattTACCGTCAGGTATCTCAACAGCAactttcctctccaacaATCTCCCCAAAGATGTTGTCACACTTTCAAACCCTCTCCCTAACAACTCCCCTACCATTCTCCCTGCTGCCTCTGTTTCTCCTCCCGAGGTGGAAGACAAGATCATATCACTAAACCTGTCTACTATTTTACCCATTATCCATAAATAACTCGCGTACCCAGTTTCTTCAAAGCTCGTTTGCATCCGCTTGATCAACTGGGATACcagtcctcctcctcctctcgtACCGCCGCTTCTATCTCCGTCTTCGCCCTCAGCTCCGACCCGCGACCCGACGAGCACCTCGGCTGGGAAAAAAATCAatcctctcctcaacaCAGACCCCACCTTCTCTGAAATATGATACACACCCCCAAAGTTCTCTAACAACACATCCAATATCGCATATACCCTTCCAGCGGTCGGGTGGCatgaggaggggaagggggagaGGGTACGGACGATAGAAAGGTATGCGTCTACTTGTTCGAGCATGTCTGAGATCTTTTCGAGGTCACCCTCTGATACTGATGCCGATGAGGAGGGGAcggagggggagagggagaggagagttTGAATACGCGTGATGAGGGGGGAACAGAATTGTGAGAGAGCAGATGCTGCTTCAGCAGGGAGCATACCATCGATAATATATGCGATAGCTTCGCAGACTTCTACCACATCCTCTTGTCCCAGCCTCTCGCCTGCACCCTCCATAAACATGTGAAGCTGAGGCAAAAAGGGGACAAGGTGCGTCGTACAGTCTTGGCAGATGAACTTCATCGCGTGGGCTGCCGCGGCAGAAACTTGTTCGTCCGCCATTTCAAATCCTGCCGACACGTAGGACAGGGTGAATGTGAGATGCTCGGGGTGCCGGTTGAGCCATGGTGAGTAACGCGAGATGACAAGGATGGAGGCGTACCTGATTTTAGGGTGTTGTGGGAgggtggggaggagggtcATGATGTGTGGTAGgacttcatcatcattggGATCCACTTCGGCACCCATGGATCGCATAGAGAAGAGGGGTGCTTCGATCGCTTGCCATGATGGGGATGGTTGGGAGAGTGCGGAGAGAATAAGATCATATGATTTTTTAAGACATACCGTGGCGCCGAGGACGTGGCAACAGTCTTTGAGGGTATCGCCCATCCGGTGTCGGAATGTACGAAATTCATCTCGTTCGTGTGCGGTTTGCTGTTCGTCGTCGGGGGGGAagtggagatgggagatgatgattgaCTGGAGGtcggagaagatggagaggatgggtgTGTAAGCGGGGTTTTGGGAAAAGTTTTCTTGACGTTCGAGGGATTCGGAGAGGGCGTACCAAAAATAGAATGTTATGGGTACGATATCGAGGTCGGGATAGGCCGCGCATTCGGCGATAGCTTGGACGAGGGGTAACAGGTCGCCGGGGTGCTGGACGATTAAACTTTGATAGCACTCTCCCGCCTCACAGAGTATCCTACAGTATCCCCTCACCCTATCTGGATCGTCCTTGTACCTCTCCATTTCTCCCCGTAATGCAATCACCCTCGGGACAATTTCTTGGACGACCGTCATATTGTCGTTTAATTCCTGAGTTTCATGAATGAGATCACACAGGAGATCGACCGCAGCGTCAAATAGCTGATCGGAAGCGAGGGCGGAGAAGGCGGCAGAAAAAAGGGGGGTGGCAGCGACCTGGGAAGCAGTCACTTCGCCCGCTTGAAGCCAGCTTCGAAGAGCTTCGAATACGGATATTTGAATAGGCGTTGTCACACCTACCGTGGATCAGCAAGGTCGATAGTTAGAGACAATGGATATTGAATAACGCACCTTCGGCTTGGACATACATTGTCAGAACCTCCAACACCCTTCCCGCCGAGCCACTAACCAACCGATTCAGAATCGCCCTCGCCTCATCCTGCCCGAGCGGTATCCTCGGATTCGTTGCTTCCTCTGGCAACGTCTTCAGAAACAACAGTAACACTGTTACCATCGCTGGGTCCGTCCCAAATCTCTCAATCATGCTAGGTACAACGTTTTCCCATTCCGGCATTTGGAGAGCAA
This genomic window contains:
- a CDS encoding transportin-3, with translation MADNPVLQALQTLYHDPDTAAKRRANEWLQEFQHSTEAWQTAHVLLNAPDSPLEGRLFSAQTLRAKITYDLSQLPRESLPPLRDSLLNVLLPLSSPSAPTGSKAVLLQLCLAISDLALQMPEWENVVPSMIERFGTDPAMVTVLLLFLKTLPEEATNPRIPLGQDEARAILNRLVSGSAGRVLEVLTMYVQAEGVTTPIQISVFEALRSWLQAGEVTASQVAATPLFSAAFSALASDQLFDAAVDLLCDLIHETQELNDNMTVVQEIVPRVIALRGEMERYKDDPDRVRGYCRILCEAGECYQSLIVQHPGDLLPLVQAIAECAAYPDLDIVPITFYFWYALSESLERQENFSQNPAYTPILSIFSDLQSIIISHLHFPPDDEQQTAHERDEFRTFRHRMGDTLKDCCHVLGATVCLKKSYDLILSALSQPSPSWQAIEAPLFSMRSMGAEVDPNDDEVLPHIMTLLPTLPQHPKIRYASILVISRYSPWLNRHPEHLTFTLSYVSAGFEMADEQVSAAAAHAMKFICQDCTTHLVPFLPQLHMFMEGAGERLGQEDVVEVCEAIAYIIDGMLPAEAASALSQFCSPLITRIQTLLSLSPSVPSSSASVSEGDLEKISDMLEQVDAYLSIVRTLSPFPSSCHPTAGRVYAILDVLLENFGGVYHISEKVGSVLRRGLIFFPAEVLVGSRVGAEGEDGDRSGGTRGGGGLVSQLIKRMQTSFEETGYASYLWIMGKIVDRFSDMILSSTSGGETEAAGRMVGELLGRGFESVTTSLGRLLERKVAVEIPDVMDDYVHLFLSYLIHLPPILASPLLPLALSHTLQALTCPATSIILTSVDVLALLSSHLSLSPSPSAASTSSSRASTPKNPSAVRPIFVQYARPTLSLLLKGLIADFPDEASEPIGQVLVHFAVAFGGGGEMEAWVGEALAGVGGHLVLPADKEAFLGHVHECIANGQPEKIKYAVHGLLRAARRMRERGRQSRKSLGAV